Genomic DNA from Hymenobacter jejuensis:
GGCCAGCCGAATGCCCGTAAATTGCCAGCGCTTGTCGGCCTGAAAGAAGTTACGGTAGGTAAGCCGGATGTGGCTTTCGGGCGTGGCACAGGAGCCGCCGCGCAGCACCATCTGATTGATCATGAATTTGCCGTTGTATTCGCCCAACGCACCCGCCGCCCGCTCGTAGCCAGGGTAGGGGTGATAAGCCGAATACGTCCATTCCCAAACGTCGCCGAGCAGCTGGTGGCACTGTGCGGGGTCGGCGTCCGGCGATACGGGCTGTGGGTCGAATAGGCCGCTTTCCACGAAGGTGCCGTTGGCCGCATCAGGGGCAAAGTGACGGGCCGCTATTTCCCATTCCTGTTCGGTGGGCAGGCGGGCACCCACCCAATGCGCGTACGCATCGGCTTCGTAAAAGCTGACGTGCGTGACGGGCGCTGCCGGGTTGACGGGCTGCAACCCCGAGTGCGTAAAGCGGTGCCAGCCGTTGTCTTTCCGCACCCAATACAGCGGCGCTTCCCAGTGGGCTGCCTGCACCAGATCCCAGCCTTCGCCGAGCCAGTAGCGAAAATCCTGGTAGCCACCCGCTTCGATAAACTCAATGTATTCGGCATTGGTAACCAAGCGGTTCTGAAGCGAGAAATCGGCTACGTACACTTCGTGCGGTGCCTGTTCATTGTCAAAGCAGAAGCCTGTGCCTTCGTAGCCGATGCGGTGCACGCCGCCGGGCACGGCCAGCCATTGCAGGGGCAGAGTGCGAGCCGGCGCCTCTTGCAAAGCCGCCGGCAGCGGTTGGTAGGCCGGAGCCAAAGGACTGGTACTCAGGATGTATTTGATGTCCGTTACCAGCAGCTCTTGGTGTTGCTGCTCGTGTTGCAGGCCCAACTCAAACACGGTGCTAAAGGCCGCCGGCAGCGTGTCGGTAGTAGCCAAAAGCTGTTGCATGTGCTCGTCGACGTGGGCGCGGTACGCATACACATCTTGCAGCGGCGGGCGCGACAGCGTGCCGCGGTCGGCGCGGTTGACGCGGCTGCCCAGCGAATTGTAGTACGAATTGAACAGGAACGCGTAGTCGGCGTGATACACGCGGTACCCTGGCAGGTATTCGCCCAGCAAAAAAGTCTCGAAAAACCAAGTGGTGTGCGCCAAATGCCACTTCGGCGGGCTCACGTCGATAATGGGCTGTACCACAGTGTCTTCGGGGAGCAGCGGGCGGCACAGGATTTCGGTTTGGCGGCGCACTGCCTGGTAGCGTTCCAGCAGAGAGGCAGGCACCCGGACAGAGGCAGTAGCTGGCGTAGGTTGTGAAGTAGACATGGCAAGCAAGGAAAGGACAGTGCTGAGGTAACCTCAGAACGTACGTGAAGTTTTGTCCAATAGCTACAAAAGCAAGAGCGGCACGAGCTAAGCTCGACCAGTATTTAGCGCAGCACTTGCTTTTTAGTACGTAGAAGGTCGTCAGTAGTAAGTGGTATTTTGTGCAATAGCGAGAATATTTTGGATATTTTTTCAGCTATTGCCGTTGGGCTGCCCGTTGAAGCAGCACTGTTCGTTCCCGATTCCACCTCCAAAAACACTGGGCTATGATAACAAATGATGTACCCCAACGCGGCGCTGCTTCGGCTACAAAAGGGCAGAAAAGCAGTCAGAGCGCCGCTTCTGCCCGCAAGAGCACCCGCGGTTTTGCTGCCATGGATCCGGCCCAGCAGAAACGCATTGCCAGCGAAGGCGGCAAAGCCTCACACGCCAGCGGCCGCGGCCACCGGTTTACTTCGGAAGAGGCGCGTGCTGCCGGCCGTAAAGGCGGCATGTCCAACCGTACGCGTAACGAACCAAGCAGCCCTGCTGCCCGCTCGTAATTCGTCCCCTTTCGGCCCGTAAGACCGCCTTCTTAAGCCTCTGCGCCCTGCGTAGAGGCTTTTTTTATGTGTTTGATTATAAGGTAATTATCCTGTGCCTGATATAAGCTTTGGTTCGGCGGTAAGTTATTTCGGCGTTACTTATCGGCAGTTTGCCTGTTAGGATATCCGTATGCTACAACTCCGTTACTCGCAGCGTGTTCTGCGCTTCAATTTTCCGGCCCGTACGTCGCGTGGGGCCCTCACCGAACACGTTGCGTGGTATCTGCATCTTTTCGACCCGGCCCAACCCGGTCGGGAAGGCATAGGCGAAGCCGCCCCGCTAGCCGGACTTAGCCCCGACTACAAGCCCGGGTTTGAGGCGCAGCTCCAGAAGTTATGCTCTGATTTTAATAATCTGAATACAAGCGCATTAGAGCCGGAGGAGATAGCCAAGTTCGTAGGTCCCGAATGGCCTGCGCTGCGGTTCGGACTGGAAACCGCCGCCCTGGACTGGCAACACGGCGCCCGGCGCCACCTCTACGACAACGCATTTAGCCGGGGCGAAGCAGGAGTGCCCATCAACGGCTTGGTGTGGATGGGCGATGCCGGCTTCATGCGCGAGCAAATTCAAAAGAAGCTGGCCGATGGTTATTCGTGCCTGAAACTCAAAATCGGGAGCCTCGACTTCGGGACCGAGCTGCGGCTGCTGGCCGAAATCAGAGCCGTGGCGGGTCCGGCCGAACTCACGTTGCGCGTGGATGCCAACGGCGCTTTTGCCCCCAACGAGGCCTTGTCGAAGCTCGAACGGCTGGCCCAATTCGAGCTGCATTCCATTGAGCAGCCCATTGGGGCCGGCCAAATCGAGCGCATGGCGGCCGTGTGCCAACGCTCGCCCGTGCCCGTGGCGCTGGATGAAGAACTGATCGGCGTCACCCAGCCCGCGGCCCAAGTAGCGTTGCTTGAGCGCATCAAACCGGCCTACATCATCCTGAAACCCACCTTGGTGGGGGGGCTGCAAGCCACCCTCGAATGGGTAGCTACCGCCGAAGCCCTGGACATCGCGTGGTGGCTTACGTCGGCGCTGGAGTCGAACATTGGCCTGAACGCAATCAGCCAGCTGGCCGGGCAATACGCACGGCTTGGCTTTGCCCAAGGGCTCGGTACGGGGCAGCTATATCACAATAATTTGGCGGCGCCGCTTTACATCGAGGCCGGTCAGCTGTATTATAATCCACAGACGCACTGGGAGTTACCGGGGTGATACAAGGGGCAGACAATTAGCGGCTTTTTTTAGTAAATTACCGGACCCGCCTTCCCTTTCTTATGTCCGCCCCGCGCTTGTTTGCCATGCTGGTTTCGGGCCGTACTCGGCCCCTGTGGACATGCTTTGGCTTGCTCATTTTGCTGTTGTGTATGCCCTTTGTGCCCCTTTCGGCCCAAGATTCGGGGGCGCCTTTTACCATCGTAAATCAGAAAAAACAGGCCGTCCGGATTCCCTTCGAATTGCAGCGCAACCTCATTGTGGTGAGTGCTAAGCTCAATGGCAAAGGGCCGTACAACTTTCTGCTTGATACGGGGGTGGGCATTTCGCTCATCACCGACCCATCGCTTCGGCAGACGCTGAACCTGCCCATCGGCAACCGCTTTCAAGTGGCCGGTGCGGGTGAGGAAAATGCCATTCAGGCCTTCCAGAGCGACGGCGTGCGCGTGGAACTGCCCGGGGTAGTAGCGCCGGCGCTCTCCTTTTTGGTGTTGTCGGAAGACGTGCTCAACCTGTCGGGCTACGTGGGCGTGCCCATTCACGGCATTCTGGGCTATGATATATTCCGCAGCTTTGTGGTCGAGGTGCGGCCCGTTGAGCTGGTGCTTCGGTTTCACGACCCCTATATGTTTCGGCAACCGCAGGGCCGCAGCTGGACTACTATACCGTTACAGCTGCAAGGCAACAAAGCCTACATCACAACGGAAGTGGTTGTGAATGACCAACTTGCGTTGCCCTTGAAATTGGTGTTGGATACGGGTGCGGGACATGCTTTGTCGCTGGAAGTCGGCTCCGACCCGCGCCTACAATTGCCGCCCATCCGCCTGCGCTCGCAGCTCGGCCGCGGCCTGAGCGGGTACATCAACGGTTTTCTGGGGCGCGTGACGGCCCTGCAGATCGGCAAATACCGCCTCAAATCGCTGCTTACGTCCTTCCCCGACGCCGACAACGTGCAGCAGCGCGTCGATATTCCGCGCAACGGCAACGTGGGTTTCGAGCTGTTGAAGCGCTTCAACATGATCATCGACTACCCGCACGCGCAGTTGATGTTGCGGCCCAATGGCCTGTACCGCGACCCGTTTGAGCACGACATGAGCGGCTTCGACCTGATGGCGACTGGCCCCGATTTGCGCCGCTACATCATCATGAAAGTGCAGCCCGATTCACCCGCCTCGGCGGCCAACCTGCACCCCAACGATGAGATTGTTTCCATTAACCTGCAACCGGCATCCAGCATGAGCCTGACCCAGATCAGCCGCCTGCTGCACTCCGCCGATGGCCGCCTGCTGCTCCTGATTGTGCGACGCAGCGATGGGCACATGTACACGACGGCTCTGCAGCTAAAACGCCAGATCTGAGTAAATCACCGCCGCACGAAAGGCTTGCAAAATCCTTACATTTAAAAACTTCGCTGTTTTTTCCTCCCACCCGTCCTTTTCCGCCGCCCAATGCCCACGGCTCCTTCGCCCGCGCTGCCGCCTGCCATTCGCGATAACCAGCACATCTACAGCGATTATTTCGACGAAGAGTTTGCCCGCAGCCTCGACGAAAATATTCTGCAGATGCTGGATCGGATCTGGTTTCGCTCCAAGCTGGTGGGCTTCGAGGATTTTCCGCAGCGCAACAACCCCGAGCGGCCACTCATTTTCGCCAGCAACCATTCGGGCATGGCTTTCCCCTGGGACGCTATGGTGGCGCTCGCCCACCTGATGCGCTGCCTGCCCAAGCCCAGCGACCTGCCGCGCCCGTTGTCGGCGCCCATGCTGTCGCAATCGGTGCTGATGAACCCCTTCTTAGTCAAGAACTTCTGGAAGAAGTGTGGATGCGTAGATGCCACCACGCTCAACTTCGAAACGATGATGTACTACACCGACCACAACCTGATGCTGTATCCGGAGGGCGTGCCCGGCATTGGCAAAGGGTTCAATCGCAAGTACCAGTTGCAGCGTCTGGCCACCAGCATGATCCGGCTGGGCATTCAGCACCGCACCGACATCGTGCCGTTTTATACCATCAACGGCGAGTATCTCAATCCCTTCGCGTATAGCTGGCGCTGGCTCAACGACAAGACCAAGAAAATCGGGATTCCGTTTTTGCCGCTGGGCCCTATTGTGCTGCTGGTTTTGTTGCAGCCCTGGTGCTTTTACATGGCCTATCCGGCCAAGCTCACCTTTGTGCTCGGTTCGCGCATCAAGCCCTACGAACTCACCGACAAGCCCCACGACCAGATTACCCGCGAAGAGTACGAAACCTTGTCGGAACAAGTGCGCCAGCGCATGCAAACCGAAATGGACGCCGCCGTGAAAGCCCACGGCCGATCGCCGTACCGCTTGGGGGAAATGTGGCAGCGCATCAAGCAAAACTGGCGCTATTTCCCGTTTTTCCTGCCTTTTGCGTGGCCAGCCATGTTTGCCGAGTTCGAGCGATTATACGTCCGTGAAGGCCGCCGCGACTTCCAGATGGATCTGACCCGGCCGGGCGCGTGGCTCCGCATGATTTGGCGCAACCCCCACACCCTGTACTTCTTCATTCCCGTATTAGGTTGGATTCCTATTGCCTTGCGAGGGTACAAAGGCAACACGCTTCGCAAGTCACCACCTCAACAGCCGTAAGCCGGAGGTATAGGAATAGATATGAGTTATAAAGTTTAACAAATTTTTCATAACTATTTGTAATTCAAATAATTATGAAAATACCCGACCTGCCATCCACTTGCTGAATTCTACGCTCAGCGTCCCAATTCCCACCCGATGCCCTCCACCCAACATTCCGTACTCAAGCAGTTTGTCACGGCCGCTACGGGCCCTCTGGCGCGCAGGCGGCCCCGTCTTCCCGCCATGCGCCTGGCGCTGGAAATGAGCACTCTTTTTCAATTTATGCCTTGGGGCGTGCACTTGGAAGATGTTGATGTAGAAGGTATTACATCCGAATGGATTCGGCCCGAAGCTGCCGATGCCCGTCGCGTATTGCTGTATCTGCACGGTGGTGGCTACGTAATGGGCTCGTTGAACACGCACCGGGCCCTAATCGGCTCGTTAGCAAAGCGTTGCGGGCTTACTGCCCTCGCCATCGACTACCGAAAAGCACCCGAGTATCCTTTCCCGGCTGCTTTACAAGATGCCCTCACAGCCTACCGGTGGCTGTTGCGCGAAGGCTACCGCGCGCAAGACATCGTCGTGGCCGGCGACTCCGCCGGGGGCGGCTTGGCGTTGGCGCTTGCCATTGCCCTGCGCGATGCCGACGATCCTTGCCCGGCCGCGGTCGTTGGGTTGTCGCCCTGGACCGACCTTGTACTGCCCCATAGCGCGCTTCAGCACTTGGCCCACGAAGAAGCCCAGCTTCTCGAGGCATTGGAAATCCGCAGTTGGGGACCGCTTTACGCCGGCGATACCCCGCTGACGCATCCGCTTATTTCGCCGGTTCACGCCTCCCTGCACGATTTGCCCCCGCTGCTCATTCAGCTTTCCGATGCCGAAGTGCTGTGCGCCGATGGCCTTTCTTTCGTGCAAAAAGCCCAAGCGGCTGGCGTAGATGCTACGCTGCAAGTTTTTCCGGGGCTGGTGCATTGGTGGCATCTGTTCTGGCGCGTTGTGCCCGAAGCCAGCGAGGCACTCAACCAAGTTGCCGGGTTTGTGAAGGAAATCTGGGCGGCTCAGAGCCGGTCTGAAAAAGCAGTG
This window encodes:
- the egtB gene encoding ergothioneine biosynthesis protein EgtB, with product MSTSQPTPATASVRVPASLLERYQAVRRQTEILCRPLLPEDTVVQPIIDVSPPKWHLAHTTWFFETFLLGEYLPGYRVYHADYAFLFNSYYNSLGSRVNRADRGTLSRPPLQDVYAYRAHVDEHMQQLLATTDTLPAAFSTVFELGLQHEQQHQELLVTDIKYILSTSPLAPAYQPLPAALQEAPARTLPLQWLAVPGGVHRIGYEGTGFCFDNEQAPHEVYVADFSLQNRLVTNAEYIEFIEAGGYQDFRYWLGEGWDLVQAAHWEAPLYWVRKDNGWHRFTHSGLQPVNPAAPVTHVSFYEADAYAHWVGARLPTEQEWEIAARHFAPDAANGTFVESGLFDPQPVSPDADPAQCHQLLGDVWEWTYSAYHPYPGYERAAGALGEYNGKFMINQMVLRGGSCATPESHIRLTYRNFFQADKRWQFTGIRLAK
- a CDS encoding KGG domain-containing protein gives rise to the protein MITNDVPQRGAASATKGQKSSQSAASARKSTRGFAAMDPAQQKRIASEGGKASHASGRGHRFTSEEARAAGRKGGMSNRTRNEPSSPAARS
- a CDS encoding o-succinylbenzoate synthase, whose protein sequence is MLQLRYSQRVLRFNFPARTSRGALTEHVAWYLHLFDPAQPGREGIGEAAPLAGLSPDYKPGFEAQLQKLCSDFNNLNTSALEPEEIAKFVGPEWPALRFGLETAALDWQHGARRHLYDNAFSRGEAGVPINGLVWMGDAGFMREQIQKKLADGYSCLKLKIGSLDFGTELRLLAEIRAVAGPAELTLRVDANGAFAPNEALSKLERLAQFELHSIEQPIGAGQIERMAAVCQRSPVPVALDEELIGVTQPAAQVALLERIKPAYIILKPTLVGGLQATLEWVATAEALDIAWWLTSALESNIGLNAISQLAGQYARLGFAQGLGTGQLYHNNLAAPLYIEAGQLYYNPQTHWELPG
- a CDS encoding aspartyl protease family protein; this encodes MSAPRLFAMLVSGRTRPLWTCFGLLILLLCMPFVPLSAQDSGAPFTIVNQKKQAVRIPFELQRNLIVVSAKLNGKGPYNFLLDTGVGISLITDPSLRQTLNLPIGNRFQVAGAGEENAIQAFQSDGVRVELPGVVAPALSFLVLSEDVLNLSGYVGVPIHGILGYDIFRSFVVEVRPVELVLRFHDPYMFRQPQGRSWTTIPLQLQGNKAYITTEVVVNDQLALPLKLVLDTGAGHALSLEVGSDPRLQLPPIRLRSQLGRGLSGYINGFLGRVTALQIGKYRLKSLLTSFPDADNVQQRVDIPRNGNVGFELLKRFNMIIDYPHAQLMLRPNGLYRDPFEHDMSGFDLMATGPDLRRYIIMKVQPDSPASAANLHPNDEIVSINLQPASSMSLTQISRLLHSADGRLLLLIVRRSDGHMYTTALQLKRQI
- a CDS encoding lysophospholipid acyltransferase family protein, translating into MPTAPSPALPPAIRDNQHIYSDYFDEEFARSLDENILQMLDRIWFRSKLVGFEDFPQRNNPERPLIFASNHSGMAFPWDAMVALAHLMRCLPKPSDLPRPLSAPMLSQSVLMNPFLVKNFWKKCGCVDATTLNFETMMYYTDHNLMLYPEGVPGIGKGFNRKYQLQRLATSMIRLGIQHRTDIVPFYTINGEYLNPFAYSWRWLNDKTKKIGIPFLPLGPIVLLVLLQPWCFYMAYPAKLTFVLGSRIKPYELTDKPHDQITREEYETLSEQVRQRMQTEMDAAVKAHGRSPYRLGEMWQRIKQNWRYFPFFLPFAWPAMFAEFERLYVREGRRDFQMDLTRPGAWLRMIWRNPHTLYFFIPVLGWIPIALRGYKGNTLRKSPPQQP
- a CDS encoding alpha/beta hydrolase produces the protein MPSTQHSVLKQFVTAATGPLARRRPRLPAMRLALEMSTLFQFMPWGVHLEDVDVEGITSEWIRPEAADARRVLLYLHGGGYVMGSLNTHRALIGSLAKRCGLTALAIDYRKAPEYPFPAALQDALTAYRWLLREGYRAQDIVVAGDSAGGGLALALAIALRDADDPCPAAVVGLSPWTDLVLPHSALQHLAHEEAQLLEALEIRSWGPLYAGDTPLTHPLISPVHASLHDLPPLLIQLSDAEVLCADGLSFVQKAQAAGVDATLQVFPGLVHWWHLFWRVVPEASEALNQVAGFVKEIWAAQSRSEKAVPRPRRRAVLAA